In Anaerolineales bacterium, a genomic segment contains:
- a CDS encoding acyl-CoA dehydrogenase family protein, which translates to MTINFEIPERLAGEIALLKGVAEQAMRPYSRQLDENEHERPWVFINMMWGVLKEQQGRANAKLLENGKNGANGGGEKGEKKVGITYLRLIMLAEQLSWGDVGQYLCMPSPLLAGSAIEAVGTTDQKLRFLTRFAEGDPKWGAMAMTEPGAGSDTSAIETTAVLDPATNEWVLNGWKIFCTNGKLALEESDGILVVWATVDKSAGRAGMKPFVVEAKTPGVKIASVEIKHGIRASDTAAIVLENARIPYDNLLGSPEVRDRSGTAGFKGAMATFDASRPMVAASALGVGRAALEFVKEKLAEEGISLDYSKPKHLMTTVERDVLEMEAQLKAAWLLTLRSASLLDHGEHNSLEASMAKAKAGKAVTIVTQKAVELLGTMGYSREWLVEKWMRDGKINDIYEGTGQINTLIVARRILGYTSKELA; encoded by the coding sequence ATGACGATCAATTTTGAAATTCCCGAACGGCTTGCTGGCGAAATTGCCCTCCTGAAGGGCGTGGCAGAACAGGCAATGCGCCCCTATTCGCGCCAGCTTGATGAGAATGAACACGAACGCCCATGGGTTTTTATCAACATGATGTGGGGCGTCCTGAAGGAACAACAAGGGCGGGCGAATGCTAAACTGCTTGAGAATGGCAAAAATGGTGCGAACGGGGGCGGTGAAAAGGGTGAAAAGAAGGTTGGCATAACCTACCTTCGCCTGATCATGCTTGCCGAACAGCTTTCGTGGGGCGATGTCGGGCAGTACCTCTGTATGCCCTCGCCACTCTTGGCGGGGTCGGCAATTGAGGCGGTGGGAACAACCGACCAAAAGCTCCGCTTTCTGACGCGCTTTGCCGAGGGCGATCCGAAATGGGGCGCCATGGCGATGACCGAACCCGGCGCCGGGTCGGACACCTCCGCCATTGAGACAACTGCTGTCCTTGATCCGGCAACAAACGAATGGGTCTTGAACGGTTGGAAAATCTTCTGCACAAATGGCAAGCTCGCTCTTGAGGAATCAGATGGTATCCTCGTCGTGTGGGCAACGGTGGACAAAAGCGCTGGACGGGCGGGGATGAAACCCTTCGTCGTAGAGGCGAAAACCCCCGGTGTGAAGATCGCCAGCGTGGAGATCAAGCACGGCATTCGTGCCAGCGACACGGCGGCAATCGTCCTTGAGAACGCCCGCATCCCCTACGATAACCTCCTCGGCAGTCCAGAAGTCCGTGACCGCAGCGGCACAGCCGGATTCAAGGGCGCGATGGCAACCTTCGATGCCTCCCGTCCGATGGTGGCGGCGTCGGCGCTTGGTGTAGGGCGGGCGGCGCTGGAATTTGTGAAGGAAAAACTTGCCGAAGAAGGAATCAGCCTCGATTACAGCAAACCGAAACACCTCATGACCACCGTAGAGCGCGATGTCCTAGAGATGGAGGCGCAGTTGAAGGCGGCATGGCTGCTCACCTTGCGTTCCGCCTCGCTGCTTGATCACGGCGAACACAATAGCCTTGAAGCCTCCATGGCGAAAGCAAAAGCGGGCAAGGCAGTGACCATCGTCACCCAGAAGGCGGTAGAACTCTTGGGAACGATGGGCTACAGCCGCGAATGGCTGGTTGAAAAGTGGATGCGTGACGGCAAGATCAACGACATTTACGAGGGGACAGGGCAGATCAACACGCTGATCGTCGCCCGCCGCATTTTGGGTTACACCTCCAAAGAATTGGCGTAA